The proteins below are encoded in one region of Segatella copri:
- a CDS encoding fibronectin type III domain-containing protein produces the protein MLLAAGASLQANGKSFFPIYDEANSGAWQGIDYDGDPWVFNVSRPYFVTAGLQNRHLSLWASHGRYYYADRDVWKWQRPNLFCTNEDLFTQTIVVPYLIPMLQNAGAIVFTPRERDWQRNEIVIDNDDAVKSVYYFEKEASKRWKKCDSLGFANRYRLKDGENPFRMGTVRQAKATKRKKTSQVSYQPRFKEAGKYAVYVSYQSLPKSVSDAKYIVYHKGEATEFSVNQRMGGGTWVYLGTFDFDKGCNEFNRVVCTNKASRRGVVTTDAVRFGGGMGNIERGGYTSGLPRCLEGARYYAQWAGAPYKVYGGRKGENDYADDINTRSLMTNWLGGGSVYMPAKNGKHVPIELSLALHSDAGYNKDGKSTVGALAICTTDYNDGILNSGISRFTSKDFARALRDNLVTDLTAQFGEFGKRYLWDRNYSETRLPEVPSAILEMLSHQNFPDMRIAQDPLGKFYIARSIYKTILRFVNSNHGTRYVVQPLAPQNFSVTQNQGVALLSWTAQLDKTEPSARPTSYIIYKAEGQGGFDNGTIVNTTRCQMQLEPGKLYHFKVAAVNAGGESFTTETLSVLYNPAASKSVLIVNNFHRLASPQVVDDEEKQGFDLNQDPGVSYGLTAGWSGKQQVFDRSRMGNETSFGLGFSGNEMIGKFVAGNDFNYVQAHATSIAASGKYNISSCSSEVITSGRVQMKNYQAVDLINGLERHDGYTHTFFKSFTPALQNSIRQYASQGGRILISGSYTGSDMQTEEEQAFLSDILKLSYEPTGSTAITREINPEDSTVTERDSIVYTSPNVKGLGLQFSYYNELNAQHYAATHPEILKPVGNYAFTAMQYDTGTSAAVAYKSTTYRSFVMGFPLECIIDERTRTSVLLGILKFLTD, from the coding sequence TTGCTGTTAGCCGCTGGAGCTTCGCTTCAGGCTAACGGCAAATCGTTTTTTCCTATCTACGACGAGGCTAACAGCGGCGCATGGCAAGGCATAGATTATGATGGCGACCCATGGGTGTTTAATGTTTCCCGCCCTTATTTCGTTACGGCAGGACTACAGAACAGGCACCTTTCGCTATGGGCCTCGCACGGACGGTATTATTATGCCGACAGAGATGTATGGAAATGGCAACGCCCTAACCTGTTTTGCACAAACGAAGATCTTTTTACCCAAACCATCGTCGTGCCCTACCTCATCCCGATGCTCCAGAATGCGGGAGCCATCGTCTTCACACCCCGTGAAAGAGACTGGCAGAGAAACGAAATCGTCATCGATAATGATGATGCTGTCAAGTCGGTTTATTATTTCGAAAAGGAGGCGAGCAAGCGATGGAAAAAATGCGATTCGCTCGGTTTTGCCAACCGCTACCGACTGAAAGATGGGGAAAATCCGTTCCGCATGGGAACCGTGAGACAGGCGAAGGCTACCAAGCGCAAGAAAACTAGCCAGGTAAGCTACCAGCCCCGTTTCAAGGAAGCCGGCAAATACGCAGTCTACGTAAGCTACCAGTCGCTCCCCAAGAGCGTGAGCGATGCAAAATACATCGTTTATCACAAGGGCGAAGCCACGGAGTTTTCCGTTAACCAGCGCATGGGCGGAGGTACCTGGGTTTACCTGGGCACCTTCGATTTCGACAAGGGCTGCAACGAGTTCAACCGGGTGGTCTGCACCAACAAGGCTTCACGCCGTGGAGTAGTAACTACAGATGCTGTCCGCTTTGGCGGCGGCATGGGAAACATAGAGCGTGGCGGTTACACCAGCGGATTGCCCCGTTGCCTGGAAGGAGCCAGATACTACGCCCAATGGGCTGGTGCTCCCTATAAGGTTTATGGAGGCCGAAAGGGAGAAAATGATTACGCCGACGACATCAACACCCGTTCGCTGATGACCAATTGGCTGGGCGGCGGTTCGGTTTACATGCCTGCCAAAAATGGCAAGCATGTGCCTATAGAACTCTCGCTGGCACTTCATAGTGATGCGGGTTACAATAAGGACGGAAAATCTACCGTTGGAGCCCTTGCTATCTGCACCACAGATTATAACGACGGAATACTGAACAGCGGAATCTCCAGATTCACATCCAAGGATTTCGCCAGGGCTTTGCGCGATAATCTCGTTACGGATCTGACGGCTCAGTTCGGAGAATTCGGCAAACGCTACCTATGGGACAGAAACTATTCTGAAACCCGTCTGCCGGAAGTTCCGTCGGCTATTCTCGAAATGCTTTCGCATCAGAATTTCCCTGATATGAGAATTGCTCAGGATCCGCTCGGAAAATTCTATATCGCACGCTCCATCTACAAAACTATCCTGCGCTTCGTAAACAGCAATCATGGAACCCGATACGTGGTCCAGCCGCTGGCTCCGCAGAACTTCAGCGTTACGCAGAACCAAGGCGTTGCCCTACTCTCATGGACTGCTCAGCTGGACAAGACGGAACCATCTGCCCGCCCTACTTCTTACATTATTTATAAGGCTGAGGGACAAGGCGGTTTTGACAACGGAACCATCGTGAACACCACCCGCTGCCAGATGCAGCTGGAACCGGGCAAGCTTTACCATTTTAAGGTGGCTGCGGTTAATGCGGGAGGAGAAAGTTTCACCACCGAAACCCTCTCTGTGCTCTATAATCCTGCTGCCAGCAAGTCTGTGCTCATCGTAAACAATTTCCATCGCCTTGCCTCTCCGCAGGTCGTGGATGATGAGGAAAAGCAGGGATTTGACCTCAATCAGGATCCGGGCGTAAGCTACGGACTGACGGCGGGATGGAGCGGCAAGCAACAGGTGTTCGACAGAAGCAGAATGGGCAACGAAACCAGTTTCGGACTCGGTTTCAGCGGCAACGAAATGATTGGTAAGTTTGTGGCAGGCAATGACTTCAACTACGTTCAGGCGCATGCTACAAGTATTGCAGCTTCGGGCAAATATAATATTTCCAGCTGTTCGAGCGAAGTCATCACCAGCGGCAGGGTTCAGATGAAGAACTATCAGGCAGTTGACCTCATCAACGGATTAGAGCGCCATGACGGCTATACTCACACCTTCTTCAAGTCGTTCACGCCTGCCCTGCAGAACAGCATCAGGCAATACGCCAGCCAAGGCGGCAGAATTCTGATAAGCGGTTCTTACACCGGAAGCGACATGCAGACTGAAGAGGAACAGGCGTTCCTGAGCGATATTCTGAAACTCAGCTATGAGCCTACAGGTTCTACGGCCATCACCAGGGAAATCAATCCCGAAGATTCAACCGTAACAGAACGAGACAGTATTGTCTACACTTCGCCTAACGTCAAGGGATTAGGTCTGCAGTTCAGCTATTATAACGAGCTGAATGCCCAGCATTATGCGGCAACCCATCCCGAGATATTGAAACCGGTTGGCAATTACGCCTTCACGGCGATGCAATACGATACGGGAACGAGTGCGGCTGTTGCCTACAAGAGCACAACTTACCGCAGCTTCGTCATGGGATTCCCGCTGGAATGCATCATCGACGAAAGAACCCGCACCAGCGTGTTGCTCGGCATTCTCAAATTTCTGACAGATTAA
- a CDS encoding 1-acyl-sn-glycerol-3-phosphate acyltransferase produces MVKGICQWILYKRLGYKKIITQELPEKYIICMAPHTSNWDLILGQLFAHAEGIKCNFLMKKEWFFWPLGPIFRKMGGIPVWRSKHTSMTDNLAAEADKRKAFGLCITPEGTRSLNPEWKKGFYFIALKAHLPIHLYGLDYEKKVIQCTRQIIPSGDVDKDMREIKLYFKDFKGKKPEKFTIGNID; encoded by the coding sequence ATGGTAAAAGGAATTTGTCAATGGATATTGTATAAGCGCTTGGGCTATAAGAAAATCATCACCCAGGAGCTTCCTGAAAAGTATATTATCTGCATGGCTCCGCACACCAGCAACTGGGATCTGATCCTAGGCCAGCTCTTTGCCCATGCTGAGGGAATCAAATGTAATTTCCTTATGAAAAAGGAATGGTTCTTCTGGCCGCTAGGTCCTATCTTCAGAAAGATGGGCGGTATTCCTGTGTGGAGAAGCAAACATACCAGCATGACGGATAATCTGGCTGCAGAAGCGGATAAGCGCAAGGCTTTCGGACTGTGCATTACGCCCGAAGGTACCCGCTCGCTCAACCCGGAATGGAAAAAGGGATTCTATTTCATAGCCCTCAAGGCGCATCTGCCTATCCATCTCTATGGGCTTGACTATGAGAAGAAGGTCATCCAATGCACCAGGCAGATTATCCCGTCAGGAGATGTTGACAAAGACATGCGTGAAATCAAGTTGTACTTCAAGGATTTCAAAGGAAAGAAACCGGAGAAGTTCACAATCGGAAATATTGATTAA
- a CDS encoding diphosphate--fructose-6-phosphate 1-phosphotransferase codes for MEKSALQIARAAYQPKLPKALQGPVKAVEGAATQSVGNQDEIKALFPNTYGMPVITFEAGEAKELPAFNVGVILSGGQAPGGHNVISGLFDGVKSLNPANKLYGFILGPGGLVDHKYMEITSEIMDEYRNTGGFDIIGSGRTKLEKEDQFEKGIEILRELGIKALVIIGGDDSNTNACVLAEYYAAKKYGVQVIGCPKTIDGDLKNEQIETSFGFDTACKTYSELIGNIERDCNSARKYWHFIKLMGRSASHIALECALQTQPNICLISEEVEAKEMSLDDVVTYIATAVANRAAEGNNFGTVLIPEGLIEFIPAIKKLIAELNEVLTDPATGESREFASAEEQIAFVKGAIAKDNLAVLESLPADVARQLCLDRDPHGNVQVSLIETEKLLSRMVAEKLAAWKKEGKYVGKFSAQHHFFGYEGRCAAPSNYDADYCYSLGFNASRLIANGKTGYMSIIKNTTAPAAEWIAGGVPITMMMNIERRNGANKPVIRKALVELDGAPFKFFASKRDEWAKETAYVYPGPIQYWGPSEVCDQTTKTLQLEQAK; via the coding sequence ATGGAAAAAAGTGCATTGCAGATTGCAAGAGCTGCTTATCAGCCAAAATTGCCTAAGGCTCTCCAGGGCCCAGTAAAGGCAGTTGAAGGTGCAGCAACACAGTCAGTAGGTAATCAGGACGAAATCAAGGCGTTGTTCCCTAACACTTATGGAATGCCTGTTATTACATTCGAGGCAGGTGAGGCTAAGGAACTTCCTGCTTTCAACGTAGGTGTTATCCTCTCAGGTGGTCAGGCTCCTGGCGGTCACAACGTGATTTCTGGTCTCTTCGACGGTGTGAAGTCTCTCAACCCAGCTAACAAGCTCTATGGTTTCATCCTCGGTCCTGGTGGTCTCGTTGACCATAAGTACATGGAGATTACTTCTGAAATCATGGACGAATACCGCAATACTGGTGGTTTCGACATCATCGGTTCCGGACGTACCAAGCTTGAGAAGGAAGACCAGTTTGAGAAGGGTATTGAGATTCTTCGTGAACTCGGCATCAAGGCACTTGTCATCATCGGTGGTGACGACTCAAATACCAACGCTTGCGTTCTCGCAGAATACTATGCTGCCAAGAAGTATGGCGTACAGGTAATCGGTTGCCCTAAGACTATCGACGGCGACTTGAAGAACGAGCAGATTGAGACTTCTTTCGGTTTCGATACAGCCTGCAAGACATATTCTGAGCTCATCGGTAACATCGAGCGCGACTGTAACTCAGCACGTAAGTACTGGCACTTCATCAAGCTGATGGGTCGTTCAGCATCTCACATCGCTCTTGAGTGCGCTCTCCAGACTCAGCCAAACATCTGCTTGATTTCTGAGGAGGTAGAGGCTAAGGAAATGTCACTCGATGATGTGGTTACTTATATTGCAACTGCAGTAGCTAACCGTGCTGCTGAGGGTAACAACTTCGGTACTGTTCTCATCCCAGAGGGCTTGATCGAGTTCATCCCAGCTATCAAGAAGCTTATCGCAGAATTGAACGAGGTTCTTACAGACCCTGCAACAGGCGAGAGCCGTGAGTTTGCAAGTGCTGAGGAGCAGATTGCATTCGTTAAGGGTGCCATCGCTAAGGACAACCTCGCAGTATTGGAGTCTTTGCCAGCTGACGTAGCTCGCCAGCTTTGCCTCGACCGCGACCCTCACGGAAACGTACAGGTTTCTCTCATCGAGACAGAGAAGTTGCTTTCTCGCATGGTAGCTGAGAAGTTGGCTGCATGGAAGAAGGAGGGTAAGTACGTAGGTAAGTTCTCTGCACAGCACCACTTCTTCGGTTACGAGGGACGTTGCGCAGCTCCTTCTAACTACGATGCTGACTACTGCTACTCACTCGGTTTCAACGCTTCACGCCTCATCGCTAACGGCAAGACCGGTTACATGTCAATCATTAAGAACACAACAGCTCCTGCAGCAGAATGGATTGCAGGTGGTGTGCCAATCACTATGATGATGAACATCGAGCGTCGTAATGGTGCTAACAAGCCAGTTATCCGCAAGGCTCTCGTTGAGCTGGATGGCGCTCCATTCAAGTTCTTCGCTTCTAAGCGCGATGAGTGGGCTAAGGAAACAGCTTACGTTTATCCAGGTCCTATCCAGTACTGGGGTCCTTCTGAGGTTTGCGACCAGACCACAAAGACTCTCCAGTTGGAGCAGGCTAAGTAA
- a CDS encoding glycoside hydrolase family 25 protein: MSTRRTASSQKKSAMTRKKTPRRGGSRGRRRSSSFLQRYPRWAWWIGGTAVIVLYVFLFYHFFVGPTGFRWRALYGDAEYPEGFEIHGIDISHYQGKIDWEQLKNAMIKGCPVRFVIIKSTEGSSRLDENFRENFNQARDFGFIRGVYHFWSNKSTAREQAYYFLDQVHLTDGDLPPVLDIEHKPADKSVEDFQRDVLTWLHIVEDKYHVKPIIYTYYKFKEQYLSAPVFEDYPYWIAHYYVDKVQYKGKWKFWQHTDVGKLPGIKGYVDFNIYNGSYYELKQLCIGSNNNEKKFME, from the coding sequence ATGTCAACAAGACGAACGGCTTCTTCACAGAAAAAGAGTGCCATGACGAGAAAGAAAACTCCTCGGCGTGGCGGCTCCCGTGGTAGAAGGCGTTCGTCTTCTTTTTTGCAACGCTATCCCCGTTGGGCGTGGTGGATAGGCGGAACGGCGGTTATCGTGCTCTATGTCTTTCTGTTCTATCATTTCTTTGTAGGTCCTACTGGTTTCCGATGGCGTGCGCTTTATGGCGATGCTGAATATCCTGAAGGTTTCGAAATTCATGGAATCGACATTTCGCATTATCAGGGCAAGATAGACTGGGAACAGCTCAAGAATGCGATGATCAAGGGTTGTCCTGTGCGCTTCGTCATCATCAAGAGTACGGAAGGTTCTTCACGGCTCGATGAGAATTTCCGCGAGAACTTTAATCAGGCTCGCGATTTCGGTTTCATCCGGGGTGTTTATCATTTCTGGAGCAATAAGTCGACGGCCCGCGAACAGGCTTATTATTTCCTAGACCAGGTTCATCTTACGGATGGCGATTTGCCTCCGGTACTGGATATTGAACATAAGCCGGCAGATAAGAGTGTGGAGGATTTCCAGCGTGATGTGCTTACCTGGCTGCATATTGTAGAGGATAAGTATCATGTTAAACCTATCATCTACACCTATTATAAATTCAAGGAGCAATATCTGAGTGCGCCTGTCTTCGAAGATTATCCTTACTGGATAGCCCACTATTATGTTGACAAGGTTCAGTATAAGGGCAAATGGAAGTTCTGGCAGCATACGGATGTGGGCAAGTTGCCGGGCATTAAAGGCTACGTAGATTTCAATATTTACAACGGCAGTTATTATGAGCTCAAGCAGCTCTGCATAGGAAGCAATAATAATGAGAAGAAATTCATGGAATAA
- the prmA gene encoding 50S ribosomal protein L11 methyltransferase, protein MKYLVATFTIETTADLMQASQDLLADGAAEAGFESFEETETGLEAYVQKELFDKEMLDAYIADFPIGDAKITYEVKDAEDKDWNQEWEEQGFEPIYVDNQVVIYDAKHPELYPDTSNRPDMIEIGIEAKLAFGTGNHETTRMIISQLLHMPIRTKRILDCGTGTGILALTCSKLGAKDVVGYDIDEWSVENAKHNAVLNGVTNMEVLFGNSQVINHISGVFDLVLANINRNILLDDMRAFRSVMNIGGTLVLSGFYEEDIPVLLEKAEELGMHEINRQIDNNWACLVLGS, encoded by the coding sequence ATGAAATATTTAGTAGCAACATTCACTATTGAAACGACTGCCGACTTGATGCAGGCCTCTCAGGATCTGCTTGCCGATGGTGCAGCCGAAGCCGGATTTGAATCTTTTGAAGAAACAGAAACCGGACTGGAAGCGTATGTGCAGAAAGAACTCTTCGACAAGGAGATGCTGGATGCCTATATTGCTGATTTCCCTATCGGGGATGCGAAAATTACCTACGAGGTGAAAGATGCAGAAGATAAGGATTGGAACCAGGAATGGGAAGAACAGGGATTCGAACCAATTTATGTGGACAACCAGGTGGTGATTTACGATGCGAAACATCCCGAACTCTATCCCGATACGAGCAACAGACCCGACATGATAGAAATAGGTATTGAGGCGAAACTGGCGTTCGGAACAGGAAACCACGAAACCACACGCATGATTATTTCGCAGCTGCTCCACATGCCTATCAGAACCAAGCGCATCCTGGATTGCGGAACGGGTACGGGAATCCTTGCCCTCACCTGCTCAAAACTCGGAGCGAAAGACGTGGTAGGCTACGATATTGACGAGTGGAGCGTGGAAAATGCCAAGCATAATGCCGTGCTCAACGGCGTAACTAACATGGAAGTACTCTTTGGCAACAGTCAGGTAATCAACCACATCAGCGGCGTTTTCGACCTGGTTCTAGCCAACATCAACCGCAACATTCTGCTCGACGACATGCGCGCTTTCCGTAGCGTGATGAACATCGGCGGAACCTTGGTTCTGAGCGGCTTCTACGAAGAAGATATTCCTGTACTCCTGGAGAAAGCAGAAGAACTGGGAATGCATGAAATAAACAGACAGATTGACAACAATTGGGCCTGCCTTGTTTTAGGTTCATAA
- a CDS encoding OmpP1/FadL family transporter produces the protein MKNLKYLFLASLGLMSAPMLAQETYQDTKFAENSLTGTARYVGMGGAMEALGADISTISSNPAGLGLFRKSMASFSAGVVAQPGADTELNFDKTPFGFDGKKSVPSFDQIGFVWAATNGDSNVKLNFGFNYHKSTNFSQILSAANYLNGASQTKWASAKTAYANKLDEQHKGDGDLVWNAVDANYNKLMGKDEEGNQMTYDGRSFLFGQYQKGYIGEYDFNISVGFNDRVWLGFTLGIHDVHYRSNSVYTENYVADKEAYGTAWENQRITGTGYDAKLGIIFRPVEDSPFRIGAYVNSPVFYDLSMDGTADLELVDKNITDENGNYAEASNTNSSSLDYRLNTAWKTGISLGHTIGGNLALGATYEYAWYNHMDNRVKDGGYYDGYWDEYYETSSSDDLMNDHTKQSLQGVSTLKLGLEYKPVSMLALRLGYNYVSPMFKESADRDQTIPSQGTIYATSTDYTNWKATNRFTAGVGFNYEKLSIDVAYQYSCQNGDFYPFAAWEELGANAAPATKVDNKRHQLLMTVGYRF, from the coding sequence ATGAAGAATTTAAAATATTTATTCCTGGCTTCATTGGGACTCATGTCAGCCCCAATGTTGGCTCAGGAAACTTATCAGGATACTAAGTTTGCAGAAAATTCCCTCACGGGTACTGCACGCTATGTAGGTATGGGTGGAGCTATGGAAGCCTTGGGCGCAGATATTTCTACCATTTCCAGCAACCCTGCCGGTTTGGGTCTGTTCAGAAAGAGCATGGCAAGTTTCTCAGCTGGCGTTGTGGCTCAGCCTGGAGCTGATACGGAACTCAATTTCGATAAAACTCCTTTTGGCTTCGACGGAAAAAAATCGGTTCCTAGTTTCGACCAGATTGGTTTCGTTTGGGCTGCTACAAATGGCGATTCGAATGTAAAGCTCAACTTCGGTTTCAACTATCACAAGAGCACAAATTTCTCTCAGATTCTTTCTGCTGCCAATTATCTCAACGGAGCATCTCAAACCAAATGGGCTTCTGCCAAGACGGCTTACGCTAACAAATTGGATGAGCAGCACAAAGGAGATGGCGATCTGGTTTGGAATGCGGTAGATGCTAACTATAATAAGTTGATGGGCAAAGACGAGGAAGGAAACCAGATGACCTACGATGGCCGTTCGTTCCTCTTTGGCCAGTATCAGAAGGGCTACATAGGCGAATATGATTTCAATATTAGCGTGGGCTTCAACGACCGCGTATGGTTGGGTTTCACCTTGGGCATTCATGATGTTCATTACCGCAGCAATTCTGTTTATACAGAGAATTATGTGGCTGATAAGGAGGCTTACGGAACAGCTTGGGAAAACCAGCGTATCACGGGTACGGGTTATGATGCAAAACTGGGTATTATCTTCCGTCCGGTAGAAGATTCTCCTTTCCGTATTGGTGCTTATGTCAATTCGCCAGTATTTTATGATTTGTCGATGGATGGAACAGCTGACCTGGAACTCGTTGACAAGAACATAACAGACGAAAACGGCAATTATGCTGAGGCTAGCAATACGAACAGTTCAAGTCTCGATTATCGTCTGAATACGGCTTGGAAGACGGGTATCAGCTTAGGTCACACCATCGGCGGCAATCTTGCCCTGGGTGCTACTTACGAGTATGCATGGTACAATCACATGGATAATCGTGTGAAGGATGGCGGTTATTATGATGGTTATTGGGACGAATATTATGAAACCAGTTCAAGCGATGACCTCATGAATGATCATACCAAGCAGTCGTTGCAGGGCGTGAGCACGCTGAAGCTGGGTCTGGAATACAAGCCTGTCAGTATGTTGGCGCTCCGCCTGGGTTATAATTACGTTTCTCCGATGTTCAAGGAGAGCGCAGACCGTGACCAGACAATCCCTTCTCAGGGAACAATCTACGCCACCTCTACAGATTATACCAACTGGAAGGCGACTAACCGATTTACAGCCGGCGTAGGTTTCAACTACGAGAAGCTGTCTATTGATGTGGCTTACCAGTACAGTTGTCAGAATGGTGACTTCTATCCATTTGCAGCCTGGGAGGAGCTTGGTGCGAATGCAGCTCCTGCAACCAAGGTTGACAACAAACGCCACCAGTTGCTGATGACCGTTGGCTATAGGTTCTAA